TTTTCCGACTCTTTCCCCGCGCCGCCTGAAAAGGCGCGGCTTAATCAGGAAGTATTTATGTTGCAACAGCAATTGCAGACCATGCTGGCGCTGCAGGACGAGATCAATACGCTGGTGAATGATCGCTGGCGGGAGCAGAATTTTGCGTGGTATCGGGCGATCTGGGTCGAAAGTGCAGAGCTACTGGATCACTACGGCTGGAAGTGGTGGAAAAAGCAACAGCCTGAGATGGAGCAGGTCAAACTGGAGCTGGTGGACATCTGGCACTTTGGGCTGAGTCTCGAGCTTCAACAGGGCAGCCCGGAGGCCGTTGCCGAGAAGATGCAGCAGCAACTCTCTGCCGAGCAACCGGTTGCCGGTGACTTCCGCGAGAATCTGGAAGCCTTCACGCTGAATACCCTCTCCAGTAAGCAATTTGATCTGGTGGGCTTTGCACAACTGCTGGCCGATTGCGCAATGCCGTTTGAGGATTTGTATCGCCGCTATGTGGGCAAGAATGTACTTAACCGGTTCCGCCAGGATCACGGTTACAAAGAGGGAACTTACGAGAAGCTGTGGGCGGGCAGGGAAGACAATGAGCACCTGGCGGAGATTGCCGAATCTTTAGACAGTGCAGAAGAAAATTTCAGCAGTCAGCTCTATTCAGCGCTGAAACAGCGTTATCCGGGTCCGCAGAAAGATTTGGCCTGACAACTTGCGACCAAAGGATAATGAAATTAATTTGTCAGGCCCTATAATGCGGGCGCCTGAAAACAACGGAGATACATCGTGAAAGCACCTGTTCGTGTTGCAGTTACCGGCGCTGCCGGTCAGATCAGCTACTCGCTGCTGTTCCGCATCGCTTCCGGCGAAATGCTGGGCAAGGATCAACCAGTTATTCTTCAGCTGCTGGAAATCACTCCCGCACTGGAAGCGCTGAAGGGCGTTGCCATGGAGCTCGAAGACTGTGCCTTCCCGCTGCTGGCAGGAATCGTGCAGAGCGACGACGCGACCGTTGCCTTCAAAGACGCCGAATACGCCCTGCTGGTTGGCGCGCGTCCGCGTGGCCCGGGCATGGAGCGTAAAGACCTGCTGGAAGCCAATGCGGCTATTTTCTCCGCTCAGGGTAAAGCCCTGAACGATGTTGCTGCGCGCAACGTCAAGGTGCTGGTTGTCGGCAACCCC
The nucleotide sequence above comes from Microbulbifer salipaludis. Encoded proteins:
- a CDS encoding dUTP diphosphatase; the encoded protein is MLQQQLQTMLALQDEINTLVNDRWREQNFAWYRAIWVESAELLDHYGWKWWKKQQPEMEQVKLELVDIWHFGLSLELQQGSPEAVAEKMQQQLSAEQPVAGDFRENLEAFTLNTLSSKQFDLVGFAQLLADCAMPFEDLYRRYVGKNVLNRFRQDHGYKEGTYEKLWAGREDNEHLAEIAESLDSAEENFSSQLYSALKQRYPGPQKDLA